The following are from one region of the Gloeomargarita lithophora Alchichica-D10 genome:
- the sixA gene encoding phosphohistidine phosphatase SixA: protein MKLYCIRHGLAQDPHPEQPDRERILTKEGYKKTRSVAQGLAALGVQVEAILTSPYLRASQTAVICHEQGLGPMPVIHEALQPGGDWQSWLTWWQAWQAQGGGAVALVGHLPDLSQWAERLLWGQVGDKLVLKKAGVMLLELPEQGNPVAQAQLLWLLPPRVLAD, encoded by the coding sequence ATGAAACTGTACTGTATTCGTCATGGTTTGGCCCAAGACCCACACCCGGAGCAACCGGATCGGGAGCGGATTTTGACCAAGGAAGGCTACAAAAAAACCCGCTCGGTTGCCCAAGGGCTGGCGGCGTTGGGGGTGCAGGTGGAGGCGATTCTCACCAGTCCCTACCTGCGGGCGAGTCAAACGGCGGTGATTTGCCATGAACAGGGGCTAGGGCCGATGCCGGTGATCCATGAGGCGCTCCAACCGGGGGGGGATTGGCAAAGTTGGCTGACCTGGTGGCAGGCATGGCAAGCCCAAGGGGGGGGTGCGGTGGCTTTGGTCGGTCATCTGCCGGATTTGAGTCAATGGGCGGAACGCTTGCTGTGGGGGCAGGTGGGCGATAAATTGGTGCTGAAAAAAGCGGGGGTGATGTTGCTGGAATTGCCGGAACAGGGCAACCCGGTGGCGCAGGCACAATTGCTGTGGTTATTGCCGCCCAGGGTGTTGGCGGACTAG
- a CDS encoding cobyrinate a,c-diamide synthase → MGLILAGERSGVGKTTITLALLAALTSWGERVQSFKVGPDYLDPQLHRWVTGRGCPNLDTMLTSSQYVQNCYHYHTGNVEYALVEGVMGLFDGPSSTAQVAKLLGLAVVLVVDCGRLAGSVAALVQGYARFDPQVPVVGVILNRVASDRHSELLRAALAPLGMTIVGECRRQTELHYPERHLGLIPPTERENLAPWRRALKTLGQTCFAWDVLRPLLQVHSGGNPVPPWLPLKITHPLRIAVAWDEAFNFYYDDQLALLRCAGVELYFWSPLRSAPLPTEIQGLILGGGYPELWAEPLSQRQDVLQNLRQRIRQGLAVYAECGGLMFLGETLITSDGTAWPLVGAIPLVTRMMPRLTLGYREIIATLDTCFVAQGQGVTGHEFHYSQGVNPNFPAIYGSATLHASYIHCHWGGCPQQVQRFLDCVQQGAAQVV, encoded by the coding sequence ATGGGCTTAATCCTGGCTGGAGAACGGAGCGGGGTGGGGAAAACCACAATTACATTAGCATTACTGGCGGCACTCACCTCCTGGGGGGAGCGGGTGCAGTCGTTTAAGGTGGGGCCGGATTATCTTGACCCGCAGTTGCATCGCTGGGTGACGGGGCGGGGCTGTCCCAATTTGGATACGATGCTGACTTCTTCCCAGTATGTACAAAACTGTTATCACTATCACACCGGGAATGTGGAGTACGCCCTGGTGGAAGGGGTGATGGGGTTGTTTGATGGCCCTAGCAGTACGGCGCAGGTGGCGAAACTCCTGGGTTTAGCGGTGGTGTTGGTGGTGGATTGTGGGCGGTTGGCGGGTTCGGTGGCGGCTCTGGTGCAGGGGTATGCCCGCTTTGACCCGCAGGTGCCGGTGGTGGGGGTGATTTTGAACCGGGTGGCGAGTGACCGGCACAGTGAATTGTTGCGGGCGGCCTTGGCTCCCCTGGGGATGACGATTGTAGGGGAATGTCGCAGGCAAACCGAACTACATTATCCCGAACGGCATTTGGGTTTAATTCCCCCAACGGAACGGGAGAATTTAGCCCCCTGGCGGCGGGCATTAAAAACTTTGGGGCAAACCTGTTTTGCTTGGGATGTCCTGCGCCCGTTATTACAAGTGCATTCTGGGGGTAATCCCGTTCCCCCTTGGTTGCCCTTGAAGATTACCCACCCCCTAAGGATAGCGGTGGCCTGGGATGAGGCGTTTAATTTTTACTACGATGACCAGTTGGCCTTGTTGCGTTGCGCCGGGGTGGAATTGTACTTTTGGAGTCCTTTGCGGTCTGCCCCTTTACCAACGGAAATCCAGGGGTTGATCCTGGGGGGTGGCTACCCGGAACTGTGGGCGGAACCCTTGAGTCAGCGGCAAGATGTACTGCAAAATTTGCGCCAGAGGATTCGCCAGGGATTAGCGGTTTATGCCGAGTGCGGCGGGTTGATGTTTTTGGGAGAAACCTTAATTACCTCGGATGGAACGGCTTGGCCGCTGGTGGGAGCTATTCCTCTGGTGACCCGGATGATGCCACGTTTAACCCTGGGCTACCGGGAAATTATCGCCACTTTAGACACCTGTTTTGTCGCCCAAGGGCAGGGGGTTACCGGCCATGAATTTCACTATTCCCAAGGGGTAAACCCCAATTTCCCAGCCATTTATG